Proteins encoded by one window of Glycine soja cultivar W05 chromosome 15, ASM419377v2, whole genome shotgun sequence:
- the LOC114386069 gene encoding uncharacterized protein LOC114386069, which produces MSNQKSIESAIKNLEVQVGQLAKQLANRPSTSFGANTEKNPKEECKAVMTKSKMVSMNEGEKRIGEEKQQLVTEPEIDPVMEPLSETEEEVEVEDDQQKEIPIINKYIHSENIIVEGNYSVVIQRILPPKHKDPGSLTIPCSIGEVSVGKALIDLGASINLMPLSLCRRLGELEIMPTRNGVIEDVLVQVKHLIFPADFVVMDIEEDTYIPLILGHPFMASASCAVDMGKKKLEMGIEDQKISFELFDE; this is translated from the exons ATGTCCAATCAAAAGAGCATAGAGTCAGCCATTAAGAATCTAgaagtccaggtgggacaaTTGGCCAAGCAACTGGCAAACCGACCGTCAACCAGCTTtggagccaacacagagaagaatccTAAGGAGGAGTGCAAGGCTGTTATGACTAAAAGCAAAATGGTGAGCATGAATGAAGGTGAGAAGAGGATAGGTGAAGAAAAACAACAACTGGTGACTGAACCAGAAATTGACCCAGTGATGGAACCTTTGAGTGAGACTGAGGAAGAAGTGGAAGTAGAAGATGATCAGCAGAAGGAGATACCAATAAtt AATAAGTACATTCACAGTGAAAACATCATTGTGGAAGGAAACTACAGTGTTGTAATTCAGAGGattcttccacctaagcacaaagatcctgggagTTTGACTATTCCGTGTTCAATTGGTGAAGTTTCTGTTGGCAAGGCTCTTATTGATTTGGGAGCCAGTATTAATTTGATGCCGCTTTCCCTATGCCGGAGGCTtggagagttggagataatgCCAACTAGAAATGGAGTGATAGAAGATGTTTTGGTTCAAGTCAAACACCTTATCTTTCCTGctgactttgtggtaatggacaTAGAGGAAGATACATATATTCCCTTAATTTTGGGACATCCATTTATGGCTAGTGCAAGCTGTGCAGTAGACATGGGAAAGAAGAAGCTAGAAATGGGTATTGAAGACCAAAAGATTAGCTTTGAGCTATTTGATGAATAA